In a single window of the Nicotiana tomentosiformis chromosome 8, ASM39032v3, whole genome shotgun sequence genome:
- the LOC104104184 gene encoding vacuolar protein sorting-associated protein 32 homolog 2-like, with product MFPRLFGKPKQETNALATLDKLNETLEMLEKKEKVLLKKAAGEVEKAKEFTRAKNKRAAIQCLKRKRLYEQQIEQLGNFQLRIHDQMIMLEGAKATTETVDALRTGAAAMKAMQKATNIDDVDKTMDEINEQTENMKLIQEALATPIGSAADFDEDELEAELEELEGAELEEQLLQPATTAPVAPINVPAGRQQVRPAAQKTEEDELAALQAEMAL from the exons atgttTCCCCGACTCTTTGGAAAACCTAAACAAGAAACAAATGCTCTAGCTACACTAGACAAGCTAAACGAG ACTCTTGAGATGCTTGAGAAAAAGGAGAAAGTTTTACTGAAGAAGGCTGCTGGTGAGGTTGAAAAAGCTAAGGAATTTACTAGAGCGAAAAACAAAAGGG CTGCAATACAATGTTTGAAAAGGAAAAGGCTTTATGAGCAGCAAATTGAGCAGCTTGGAAACTTTCAATTGCGTATTCATGATCAG ATGATAATGTTAGAAGGTGCAAAAGCCACAACGGAGACTGTTGATGCTTTAAGAACTGGAGCAGCTGCTATGAAAGCTATGCAGAAGGCAAC GAATATTGATGATGTCGACAAAACCATGGATGAGATCAACGAGCAAACAGAGAATATGAAACTGATTCAGGAAGCATTGGCAACACCAATTGGTTCAGCTGCTGATTTTGATGAA GATGAGTTGGAGGCAGAGCTTGAAGAACTGGAAGGAGCTGAGTTGGAGGAGCAGCTCCTTCAGCCAGCTACAACCGCTCCTGTCGCGCCAATTAATGTACCTGCTGGTAGGCAACAAGTGCGTCCTGCTGCTCAGAAGACAGAAGAAGATGAGCTTGCTGCTTTGCAGGCTGAAATGGCTCTTTGA